A genome region from Gossypium hirsutum isolate 1008001.06 chromosome A04, Gossypium_hirsutum_v2.1, whole genome shotgun sequence includes the following:
- the LOC107934882 gene encoding uncharacterized protein isoform X2, whose translation MGSGGSKGSCRGGGSSSSGGRKGRSIGKNRVFQSSCLGAPSGSADSHFDRQVVVVDHHNKDYGSNFANQNRSERESESDQEKRKCSRKVKAESASGYEMPLPCISSNGVDIDASRSGSSSGRATTAVHHSPSRCLSGFSFFPGNISFRLSRANSLGSSWAYPVSPTSLTILNRDDNSETLEHRQFSPNSSSINLYSPLTFNDSDTDRERDRRVGVGSRESVERNVRFSRTLSVGRLRDRVLRRPSLSNFTLCPLQQNGQVGSQTHAFRGDRDTRQFATSRSTSTSVSGSAHTTTVISHTPVFNILGHEVETSQSREARYHDLLEHRSNFLERRRRIRSQVRALRRLGSHFENSGHERSCILSGLHRTGGCTCRVNNRDSNSNDETSASASLSRIVMLAEALFEVLDEIHQQSVVLSSRPSVSSIGSVPAPNEVVELLPVKIYNKSHKLHNDEAGQCYICLLEYEEGDSMRILPCNHEFHRTCIDKWLKEVHRLSLGTVK comes from the exons ATGGGATCAGGTGGGAGCAAGGGTTCTTGCAGGGGAGGAGGTTCCTCGTCGAGTGGTGGGAGGAAGGGAAGATCTATTGGAAAGAATAGAGTTTTCCAATCCTCTTGCCTGGGAGCGCCTTCTGGATCTGCTGACTCCCACTTTGACCGTCAG GTGGTTGTTGTTGATCACCATAATAAAGACTACGGCTCTAATTTCGCCAACCAGAACAGGAGCGAACGGGAATCTGAGTCGgatcaagagaaaagaaaatgttcCAGAAAGGTTAAAGCTGAATCGGCATCTGGTTATGAAATGCCACTGCCATGCATATCTTCCAATGGTGTAGATATAGATGCCTCGAGAAGTGGTAGCAGCTCTGGCAGAGCCACCACAGCAGTGCATCACTCTCCTTCTCGCTGCCTCTCTGGCTTTAGCTTCTTTCCGGGTAACATTAGCTTCAGATTAAGCAGAGCTAATAGTTTGGGTTCGTCTTGGGCATATCCTGTTTCTCCTACAAGTCTTACAATATTGAACCGTGATGACAACTCCGAGACACTTGAACATCGACAATTTTCCCCAAATTCTTCTTCTATAAACTTATATTCTCCCTTAACCTTCAATGATTCAGACACAGATAGGGAGAGGGATAGACGTGTTGGAGTTGGAAGTCGAGAATCTGTTGAAAGGAATGTTCGTTTTAGCAGAACATTAAGTGTTGGAAGGCTTCGTGACCGTGTTCTTCGCAGACCTTCCTTATCTAATTTCACATTGTGCCCTTTACAACAAAATGGTCAAGTCGGCAGTCAAACTCACGCATTTAGAGGAGACAGGGACACGAGACAATTTGCTACCTCACGTTCCACATCTACTTCCGTTTCCGGCTCCGCTCATACTACCACCGTTATATCCCACACCCCCGTTTTTAACATTCTGGGCCATGAAGTTGAAACTTCACAATCTAGAGAAGCCAGGTATCATGATTTACTCGAGCACAGATCCAATTTCCTTGAAAGGAGGAGAAGAATACGATCTCAG GTTCGAGCTCTTCGACGGCTAGGAAGCCATTTTGAGAACTCTGGACATGAAAGGTCTTGTATTTTATCTGGTCTACATAGAACTGGTGGCTGCACATGTCGTGTAAATAATCGAGATTCCAATTCAAATGATGAGACAAGTGCTAGCGCTAGTCTATCCAGAATCGTTATGTTAGCTGAAGCTTTATTTGAg GTTCTGGATGAAATCCACCAGCAGTCTGTGGTTTTATCTTCTCGACCTTCTGTATCTTCAATTGGATCTGTTCCTGCACCTAATGAAGTTGTGGAATTGCTTCCTGTCAAAATTTATAACAAGTCACACAAACTTCATAATGATGAGGCTGGACA ATGTTACATATGCCTTTTGGAGTATGAAGAGGGAGATAGCATGCGGATATTGCCTTGTAACCATGAATTCCACAGAACTTGTATAGACAAGTGGCTCAAGGAGGTTCACAG GTTATCTTTAGGAACAGTGAAGTGA
- the LOC107934882 gene encoding uncharacterized protein isoform X1, with protein sequence MGSGGSKGSCRGGGSSSSGGRKGRSIGKNRVFQSSCLGAPSGSADSHFDRQVVVVDHHNKDYGSNFANQNRSERESESDQEKRKCSRKVKAESASGYEMPLPCISSNGVDIDASRSGSSSGRATTAVHHSPSRCLSGFSFFPGNISFRLSRANSLGSSWAYPVSPTSLTILNRDDNSETLEHRQFSPNSSSINLYSPLTFNDSDTDRERDRRVGVGSRESVERNVRFSRTLSVGRLRDRVLRRPSLSNFTLCPLQQNGQVGSQTHAFRGDRDTRQFATSRSTSTSVSGSAHTTTVISHTPVFNILGHEVETSQSREARYHDLLEHRSNFLERRRRIRSQVRALRRLGSHFENSGHERSCILSGLHRTGGCTCRVNNRDSNSNDETSASASLSRIVMLAEALFEVLDEIHQQSVVLSSRPSVSSIGSVPAPNEVVELLPVKIYNKSHKLHNDEAGQCYICLLEYEEGDSMRILPCNHEFHRTCIDKWLKEVHRVCPICRGDICRHDLLAVN encoded by the exons ATGGGATCAGGTGGGAGCAAGGGTTCTTGCAGGGGAGGAGGTTCCTCGTCGAGTGGTGGGAGGAAGGGAAGATCTATTGGAAAGAATAGAGTTTTCCAATCCTCTTGCCTGGGAGCGCCTTCTGGATCTGCTGACTCCCACTTTGACCGTCAG GTGGTTGTTGTTGATCACCATAATAAAGACTACGGCTCTAATTTCGCCAACCAGAACAGGAGCGAACGGGAATCTGAGTCGgatcaagagaaaagaaaatgttcCAGAAAGGTTAAAGCTGAATCGGCATCTGGTTATGAAATGCCACTGCCATGCATATCTTCCAATGGTGTAGATATAGATGCCTCGAGAAGTGGTAGCAGCTCTGGCAGAGCCACCACAGCAGTGCATCACTCTCCTTCTCGCTGCCTCTCTGGCTTTAGCTTCTTTCCGGGTAACATTAGCTTCAGATTAAGCAGAGCTAATAGTTTGGGTTCGTCTTGGGCATATCCTGTTTCTCCTACAAGTCTTACAATATTGAACCGTGATGACAACTCCGAGACACTTGAACATCGACAATTTTCCCCAAATTCTTCTTCTATAAACTTATATTCTCCCTTAACCTTCAATGATTCAGACACAGATAGGGAGAGGGATAGACGTGTTGGAGTTGGAAGTCGAGAATCTGTTGAAAGGAATGTTCGTTTTAGCAGAACATTAAGTGTTGGAAGGCTTCGTGACCGTGTTCTTCGCAGACCTTCCTTATCTAATTTCACATTGTGCCCTTTACAACAAAATGGTCAAGTCGGCAGTCAAACTCACGCATTTAGAGGAGACAGGGACACGAGACAATTTGCTACCTCACGTTCCACATCTACTTCCGTTTCCGGCTCCGCTCATACTACCACCGTTATATCCCACACCCCCGTTTTTAACATTCTGGGCCATGAAGTTGAAACTTCACAATCTAGAGAAGCCAGGTATCATGATTTACTCGAGCACAGATCCAATTTCCTTGAAAGGAGGAGAAGAATACGATCTCAG GTTCGAGCTCTTCGACGGCTAGGAAGCCATTTTGAGAACTCTGGACATGAAAGGTCTTGTATTTTATCTGGTCTACATAGAACTGGTGGCTGCACATGTCGTGTAAATAATCGAGATTCCAATTCAAATGATGAGACAAGTGCTAGCGCTAGTCTATCCAGAATCGTTATGTTAGCTGAAGCTTTATTTGAg GTTCTGGATGAAATCCACCAGCAGTCTGTGGTTTTATCTTCTCGACCTTCTGTATCTTCAATTGGATCTGTTCCTGCACCTAATGAAGTTGTGGAATTGCTTCCTGTCAAAATTTATAACAAGTCACACAAACTTCATAATGATGAGGCTGGACA ATGTTACATATGCCTTTTGGAGTATGAAGAGGGAGATAGCATGCGGATATTGCCTTGTAACCATGAATTCCACAGAACTTGTATAGACAAGTGGCTCAAGGAGGTTCACAG GGTGTGCCCTATTTGTCGTGGGGATATTTGCAGACATGATTTGTTGGCTGTGAACTAG
- the LOC107934882 gene encoding uncharacterized protein isoform X3: MPLPCISSNGVDIDASRSGSSSGRATTAVHHSPSRCLSGFSFFPGNISFRLSRANSLGSSWAYPVSPTSLTILNRDDNSETLEHRQFSPNSSSINLYSPLTFNDSDTDRERDRRVGVGSRESVERNVRFSRTLSVGRLRDRVLRRPSLSNFTLCPLQQNGQVGSQTHAFRGDRDTRQFATSRSTSTSVSGSAHTTTVISHTPVFNILGHEVETSQSREARYHDLLEHRSNFLERRRRIRSQVRALRRLGSHFENSGHERSCILSGLHRTGGCTCRVNNRDSNSNDETSASASLSRIVMLAEALFEVLDEIHQQSVVLSSRPSVSSIGSVPAPNEVVELLPVKIYNKSHKLHNDEAGQCYICLLEYEEGDSMRILPCNHEFHRTCIDKWLKEVHRVCPICRGDICRHDLLAVN, encoded by the exons ATGCCACTGCCATGCATATCTTCCAATGGTGTAGATATAGATGCCTCGAGAAGTGGTAGCAGCTCTGGCAGAGCCACCACAGCAGTGCATCACTCTCCTTCTCGCTGCCTCTCTGGCTTTAGCTTCTTTCCGGGTAACATTAGCTTCAGATTAAGCAGAGCTAATAGTTTGGGTTCGTCTTGGGCATATCCTGTTTCTCCTACAAGTCTTACAATATTGAACCGTGATGACAACTCCGAGACACTTGAACATCGACAATTTTCCCCAAATTCTTCTTCTATAAACTTATATTCTCCCTTAACCTTCAATGATTCAGACACAGATAGGGAGAGGGATAGACGTGTTGGAGTTGGAAGTCGAGAATCTGTTGAAAGGAATGTTCGTTTTAGCAGAACATTAAGTGTTGGAAGGCTTCGTGACCGTGTTCTTCGCAGACCTTCCTTATCTAATTTCACATTGTGCCCTTTACAACAAAATGGTCAAGTCGGCAGTCAAACTCACGCATTTAGAGGAGACAGGGACACGAGACAATTTGCTACCTCACGTTCCACATCTACTTCCGTTTCCGGCTCCGCTCATACTACCACCGTTATATCCCACACCCCCGTTTTTAACATTCTGGGCCATGAAGTTGAAACTTCACAATCTAGAGAAGCCAGGTATCATGATTTACTCGAGCACAGATCCAATTTCCTTGAAAGGAGGAGAAGAATACGATCTCAG GTTCGAGCTCTTCGACGGCTAGGAAGCCATTTTGAGAACTCTGGACATGAAAGGTCTTGTATTTTATCTGGTCTACATAGAACTGGTGGCTGCACATGTCGTGTAAATAATCGAGATTCCAATTCAAATGATGAGACAAGTGCTAGCGCTAGTCTATCCAGAATCGTTATGTTAGCTGAAGCTTTATTTGAg GTTCTGGATGAAATCCACCAGCAGTCTGTGGTTTTATCTTCTCGACCTTCTGTATCTTCAATTGGATCTGTTCCTGCACCTAATGAAGTTGTGGAATTGCTTCCTGTCAAAATTTATAACAAGTCACACAAACTTCATAATGATGAGGCTGGACA ATGTTACATATGCCTTTTGGAGTATGAAGAGGGAGATAGCATGCGGATATTGCCTTGTAACCATGAATTCCACAGAACTTGTATAGACAAGTGGCTCAAGGAGGTTCACAG GGTGTGCCCTATTTGTCGTGGGGATATTTGCAGACATGATTTGTTGGCTGTGAACTAG
- the LOC107934887 gene encoding uncharacterized protein isoform X2 translates to MSAEKESSVSQRRLSCTKCLDVLWFCYSPVHQLQQYYREGVLDNCYGKWSALWDCLYLKTKPSSQLQEILEAREKAESHIWTFRTLEEAQAYWKQEFGHLNGRESK, encoded by the exons ATGAGTGCCGAAAAAGAATCCTCTGTCTCTCAACGTCGCTTGTCCTGCACTAAATGCTTGGACGTGCTCTGGTTTTGCTATT CTCCGGTTCATCAATTGCAACAGTATTACAGAGAAGGAGTTTTGGATAATTGCTATGGAAAATGGAGTGCTCTTTGGGATTGTTTGTATTTGAAAACCAAGCCCTCTTCTCAACTCCAG GAAATTCTGGAGGCTCGCGAGAAAGCTGAGTCTCATATTTGGACATTTCGGACACTCGAAGAAGCACAAGCTTATTGGAAGCAAGAATTTGGACATTTAAATGGTCGAGAATCGAAATAA